A stretch of the Acidobacteriota bacterium genome encodes the following:
- a CDS encoding FAD-dependent thymidylate synthase has product MPKAQPAPDPAAASSVNVFAVHGVEPEVQAYAMAKYSRSALSMKESLQEISDSKAEQFLNTFYFQYGHRSIADLAHIAFAIERLSILAAIELVDEQRWDGQERSTRYQNFKKSGYYTPDFGADDAARKLYTDTADFLFTEYIGISEAMFTHLAEKTAKPAEMEQAAYDRTLKARAFDISRYLLPLATNTSLGQIVNARTLESQISRLLSHSHGEIRQLGELLREAARTPAYNVNHATWKKLIEEIRAVNHGLAQRAESELLKPVRVAPTLVKYTTPNVYDMETRKELAQAAAELMRDPAGNTLASEKVSLVDLLDDEPLDVELATTLLYGHCHYPYRQLRDQVMARPAGYWHEIIALGTKHRGKHDELLRPFSAGQAFRFDILMDIGGFRDLHRHRRCVQIEQEFTTAHGYAIPHDLIPAGLQPRFGVSMKRATETVKALAARNAPEAAESAQYLIPLAFRKRTLFKMDFAEALYIAELRTTPAGHWSYREVAYQMYEQVAKRYPALGKLFRVHDISQPVDLLQR; this is encoded by the coding sequence ATGCCGAAGGCCCAACCTGCCCCCGATCCCGCCGCCGCTTCCAGCGTGAACGTTTTTGCCGTCCACGGCGTCGAGCCCGAGGTGCAGGCCTACGCCATGGCCAAATACTCCCGCTCCGCACTCTCGATGAAGGAGTCGCTGCAGGAGATCAGCGATTCCAAGGCGGAGCAGTTCCTCAACACCTTCTATTTCCAGTACGGACATCGCTCCATCGCCGACCTGGCGCACATCGCCTTCGCCATCGAGCGGCTCTCCATCCTCGCCGCCATCGAGTTGGTGGATGAGCAGCGTTGGGACGGCCAGGAGCGCTCCACCCGCTACCAGAATTTCAAGAAGTCCGGCTATTACACGCCTGACTTTGGCGCAGACGACGCCGCACGCAAGCTCTACACCGATACCGCTGACTTCCTCTTCACCGAGTACATCGGCATCTCCGAGGCGATGTTCACCCACCTGGCCGAGAAGACGGCCAAGCCGGCGGAGATGGAGCAAGCTGCCTACGATCGCACGCTCAAGGCGCGCGCCTTCGATATCTCGCGCTACCTGCTGCCGCTGGCCACCAACACCTCGCTCGGACAGATCGTGAACGCGCGCACCCTCGAGTCGCAGATCTCGCGGCTGCTCTCGCACTCCCATGGCGAGATCCGCCAGCTCGGCGAGCTGTTGCGCGAGGCCGCGCGCACGCCCGCTTACAACGTGAATCATGCGACCTGGAAGAAGCTGATCGAAGAGATCCGCGCCGTCAACCATGGCTTGGCGCAACGGGCCGAGAGCGAGCTGCTGAAGCCGGTGAGGGTCGCGCCCACGCTGGTGAAGTACACGACCCCCAACGTTTATGACATGGAGACGCGCAAAGAGCTGGCGCAGGCGGCCGCCGAGTTGATGCGCGATCCCGCCGGCAACACCCTCGCCAGCGAGAAGGTGTCGCTGGTCGACCTGCTCGACGACGAACCGCTCGACGTGGAACTCGCCACCACGCTGCTCTACGGGCATTGCCACTACCCCTACCGCCAACTGCGCGACCAGGTGATGGCGCGTCCCGCTGGCTACTGGCACGAGATCATCGCGCTGGGGACGAAGCACCGCGGCAAACACGACGAACTGCTGCGCCCGTTCTCCGCCGGTCAGGCCTTCCGCTTCGACATCCTCATGGATATCGGCGGCTTCCGCGATCTGCACCGTCACCGGCGCTGCGTCCAGATCGAGCAGGAGTTCACCACCGCCCACGGCTACGCCATCCCGCACGATCTGATCCCGGCCGGCCTGCAGCCGCGCTTCGGGGTCTCGATGAAACGCGCCACCGAGACAGTCAAGGCGCTGGCGGCGAGAAACGCGCCCGAGGCGGCGGAGAGCGCGCAGTACCTCATCCCGCTCGCCTTCCGCAAACGTACCCTGTTCAAGATGGATTTCGCCGAGGCGCTCTACATCGCCGAGCTGCGCACCACGCCGGCGGGGCACTGGTCGTACCGTGAGGTCGCGTA